Within the Osmerus mordax isolate fOsmMor3 chromosome 21, fOsmMor3.pri, whole genome shotgun sequence genome, the region CTAGCAAGCTAACTTGACATCGTTTTGGGGCCACCTTATGATTAATGACATTTGCCTACATTATTTGTTATGCAAATGGGGGATTTACATTCAGCCAAGCTAAATCTATCTAATCTGACGAAACGGTTTAATGTGAATCTTTTGTGTTTTTCACCAGATATCAACAAAAATGGATGCTATAAAAAGTATATTGAAGAGTCTGAGCCGGAAGACGTTCAGGCGATTTCAGAAATATCTACGGAAAAATATTGATGGCTTCAAAAGAGTAAGACGGTTGTCGTTGCGAGATGTTGCTTCCAAACTGGCAGAAAAATACAATATAGAAAAAGTTTCTTCAATGATTAAGAAGGCAGAGCTTACGAAGAAACCGAGAAGTGAGTATAGAAGCACAACATAAACTTTTTTTCCCTTTGAAGATAGTGTTCGGCAATTTTCCTGCTTTATTAGACAGTTTGAAGTgaagtgacaggaaaggcagggtgaaagagagggaaagacgtCAGCAAATGGCAAAGGCCAGATTCCAGTTGTAAGACCTCAGCCTAAATGGTGCACGCTCTTACTGGTGAGCTACAAGGTGCCCTTAAAAATGTGGTTTATTATCATATTtactttattacattattatagTATAATGTGATACTGTATGACATTATTATATCATTATCGTATAATGTGATGATGTTATGTTTAACTTAACAGGTAAGAGAATTCTGGAAAGGAACACGCAGCAGGTAATGGTGTCACGTTTACAAAACCTATAGCAACTGTTCTCAAAGATGCCATTAAGATAGAAGTACCTGTTTGCGCAACATAAGCTATAGTTGCGTTTTAAAAAGATAAATTTCCTTTAAAATCCTTCCAATTTGATGTACTATAAAGCAAAATCACTCAGTTGTATTTGATACAGCTTGGGTATTGACATTGATCCCCAAGCAGGCTGGAATTAGAGACCTGtgtgttaataataataataatactaattcTTGTTTCTCTGTTAGACCACCAACTCCAGCGAGACAGACTTGGCCACTGCTGGCTGTGGGGTTTTGAACAGAGGCACCAGTAATGTTGCTCAGACTGGTAGCTTGGTTTCCGCACCTAATTTCAACAACAATGTTGTTCACAGGGACATTAACTACATCATCACCAACTGTGAGGAATATTTGAAATCAGTTTTATATTTCACTTTGCCAGTACATGCTGATATTTCAAGCTTAAAGTCTGTACAACTCACAATTCCCATTGATACTACTACTACAGTTCTTTGGGCTTTATGTAATGTACATGTGTATGTCGTCTTTTAGTTTGTTGGTTTATTAAACATGTTACCTTTAAAAGTTTGCATCGTTCTCTTTATAAATGCAGGTCAAAATAACATGATGAGCCAGTGCCCTCATGTGGATAGATCCACTGGATACAACGATGAACAGGTACTGAATGTACTGACCGATCCTTCTGTTTGGTACAGACATGCTCCACATTGATAGTTTTGTGTTCACTTAACTATTCAACACCATTCCTTTTCCCCCGCCTGTCTCCAGGTGTTGAGACGGAACGAGGCGGAAAGTGAGTGAAAACAACGCAGTGTGATTTTGTTTAACTAATCATATGGCTCTTAGCGAGTCTCTAGTGATAAGCTGGAAATACAGTTACGGTATCTTTTTGTGTGGCGCGTTTCTTTCATTGGACTGGTATTTTCTCTCCTATCCTATCAATTTTGGAAGACGTCCGTCAAATTATCGGGTTGATCAAATCTCGTGAGAAGACAACAAACCAACATGTCCCTGAAGGATCGTGTCGATCGCAGAAATCGCTGCTCGATAACTTCTACACAGAGCTCCACATCGTGGCTTCTGAGCAGTCCAGCATCAACAGCCAGCATGAGGTGTGGCAGGCAGAAACAGCTCACCTCGTGGACCCCTCAGAAACCCGCGTTAAATACCATGACCTGTTTGAAGACCCAAAAATAAAGCGAGTGCTGACCAAGGGCATTGCTGGAATAGGGAAAACTGTGACTATAAAAATGTTTATCCTGGACTGGGCAAATGGGAAAATCGATATTGACATCGTGATCAGCCTCCCTTTCCGGAAACTGAATTTACTGTCCGATTCTGAACACAGCCTGCTCACCCTTCTTCAAGTCTTCCACTCTGACATCAAAGATATGTCTCTCTTTATCGGCCATACGTCTGTCCTCCTAATCCTTGATGGTCTAGATGAAACCAAATTCCCTCTGGACTTTGAGAATAACGTCATAATGTCTGATGTAACTGAGAAAAAAACTGTGGATGTGTTGCTGACAAACCTTCTCAACGGTCATCTGCTCCCCAACACTCGGCTGTGGATAACAGCCCGACCGGAAGCTGCCAATAAGCTCTGCCGACAGTATTTTCACTTTGACCAGGTCAATGAGATCCGAGGGTTCGATGATGCTCAGAAAGACACTTATTTCAAGACGAAAATCAAAGACGAGGAAATGGCGAATAAAGTAATTGACACTCTCAAACATTCGCCTAGCCTCTACATCATGTGTCACATTCCTGTGTTCAGTTGCATGTCCGCGATGGTTCTTCAGAATCTCTTTAGTGAGAAGACTACACCATACGATAGGCCTTTGCCTACGACCATGACCATTACCGACATGTATATCCATTACCTGATTGTCCAAACTCAAATCAGTTTCAGGAAGTACGAAAGAACCCAGCTTGAAGATGAACAAGCTGTGATGACACAGTACAGGGGCACCATTTTGAATCTGGGAAAGCTTGCATATGTCAACCTGATGCGTAGAAATGTTCTCTTCAGAACGAACGACATGAAGGACTGTGAGATATCGCCCGACGATGCTGCCAAGTGCCCTGGTCTTTGCACTGAGTGTTGTGACCTAAAACATGGCCTGTATGAGCGCAAAATATTTTCATTTGTGCATCTAAGCATCCAGGAATTCTTTGCTGCCCTATATGCATTTTATACATTTGCAAACGAGCAAGATTCCCAAGTTAAAACAAAGAAAGGGAAGGACTCAGAGACTTTACTTGATTTCCTTAAGAAGGAACTGAACCGTGCTTTGGATAGCGAGAACGGACACCTGGACCTGTACGTGCGCTTCCTGTTCGGTGTCTCCCATGACTCCAGCAGGGACCTCCTTGGAAGTATTCTTCCAAAAATGCCCAGCAGTGCAGAATGCCACAAGAAGCTGACTGGGTACATGAAGATCCTGAAGAGGAAAGGTCTTTCTCCAGAGCGGTGTATCAACCTGATCCATTGCCTCAACCAGTTTAAAGACCAATCTGCTCTGGAAAGGGTGACAAACTCCTGCTCCTCGGGCAAACCACTGTCTCCGTTCCAGTGCACTGCTGTAGCTTACGAGCACATGGTGCTAAATAAGTCAGAGGAGTTCGACTTCAGGAACAAGAAAACATCGGATGAAGGCTTTTCCAGACTGGTTCCTGCCCTGCGTTCCAGCGTCACAGCAAAGTAAGTGTCTGTAACTATAAGCTACAGGTGATATATAAATACAGGCTAAACCAGGCAAGCATTTGTCATAGTCCTTCAGTCTGAATTGTGGATATATCCTCAATTTAGAACTGCCTTATAGTAAAATGTACTCCTGACCTGTGAATCCTCTTCTTTACAGACTCTGCCTTTGTGACGTCACACCACCAACAAGCGATCCCCACTTCACAGTCCGTACACGACCACTGTGTGCGACACTGGCTTCAGTTCTCCGGTCCGACCTGTCTCGTTTGACCACGCTGGTCCTCAGCCGCAACGACCTGGGAGGGAGCATGGGAGTCGATCGTCTGTGTGATGGACTGAAGCACCAGAACTGCAAGGTGGAAACCCTCGACCTCAGCTTCAACGGCCTTGGAACCCAAGACGTAAACGGGATCTGTGAACTGCTGACCAGGCCAACTTCAAAACTTATGACCTTGGATCTCAGTAACAATGACCTTGgggaccagggcgtggcctTTCTCACAGGTGCTCTCTGTCGGTCTGCCTGCCAGCTGCAGGTACTGAGGTACAAGGATAAATGAATGCGTGGATACAAGGATAAATGAATAATTTAAAATTTTGTATTGGATTTATTCTCATTTTCAACTGTATAACACCAAACAAAATGAGTTTCGCAGTCCACATTGAGCATGTTTACCTTGTTTCAATGCTCGTTTTCtatttaattcaaattcaaGATTTTTACTAGCAGGAAAAGATATTAGCCAGGGGCATCACGGGCAGGGTGTTGGGCATCGCGGGCAGGGTGTTGGGCATCACAGGCGGGGTGTTGGGCATCACGGGCAGGGCGTTGGGCATCGCGGGCAGGGTGTTGGGCATCGCGGGCAGGGTGTTGGGCATCGCGGGCAGGGTGTTGGGCATCGCGGGCAGGGTGTTGGGCATCGCGGGCAGGGTGTTGGGCATCGCGGGCAGGGCGTTGGGCATCGCGGGCAGGGCGTTGGGCATCACGGGCAGGGCGTTGGGCATCGCGGGCAGGGCGTTGGGCATCACGGGCAGGGCGTTGGGCATCGCGGGCAGGGTGTTGGGCATCACAGGCAGGGTGTTGGGCATCACAGGCAGGGTGTTGGGCATCACGGGCAGGGCGTTGGGCATCGCGGGCAGGGCTTTGGGCATCACGGGCAGGGCGTTGGGCATCGCGGGCAGGGCGTTGGGCATCGCGGGCAGGGTGTTGGGCATCGCGGGCAGGGTGTTGGGCATCGCGGGCAGGGCGTTGCTTTTACCTCACTCACCTTCGTCTTCATCTGCCGTTGTCACTGTCAGGCTTTCAGGCTGTGGCGTCACCAAGGCAACCCCGTTCCTCAACATAATCCAGAAGTCGGACACTCGGGTTATTCTGAAGCTGCTGGATCTGAGCTACAATCCTTTAGAGGATGTGGAATCTCACGTTGTCCAAGAGTTCTTGAAGCTGGGGTGAGTTGTGCCTGACATGATCAAACAGGCGTAATGAATGGTACCCGTCAGTTAAAAGATCagattatcattattattgttataGACGTATGAATATAATTGTGACATTTTTGCAATTGACATGAGTGCTATGTGGTGATTTACTGTGAATAAGCAATTTTTTTGTGTGGGCAGGATTACAGTCAATGTTGAGCATAGAGAAGAGAGCAGAATCAAACCAGGACTGGACAAATGTAAGTCATTGGCTGGTCGATCATTTTAATAAAATGTTGATTAACAGGACTAGGTTTAACTTAAGCTGTCAGCTAAATGTAATTATGTGAGCAAACTGAACTCTTCTTAAGTGTGCTCATTTGGCAAATGATTTTACCCAAAATGGTACAAAAAACGGTGTACAGgagggaatttgaacctgcgactcCTTTATcaacagtcaaatgctctaaccactaagctgttCCCATCCATTGTCTCTGACCGTGTTACAGACGCATGCGACCTCACACTCGACGCCCGCACGGCAAACCGTTTCCTCTCCGTGTCCGAGGACGGCAGGAAGGCAACGAGGCTGAGGAAGCAGTCGGAGATTCCTGCCTCTCCAGAGACGTTCGATGCGTGGGTACAGGTTTTGTCCCTGGAGAACCTTCGCCATCGGCATTACATAGAGTTGGAATGTGTGCATGACGCATATGTGGGAGTGgcctatgagaagatccctagGAAAGGGGCCGGGCAAGACGTCGAACTAGGTTGCAACGCCGATTCTTGGATTCTGTACGTTTGTAAAGATAAATGCTACGCGCAGCACAATAGCCATAAAGTTAGCCTGTGTCCCCCCGCTGTCGACGGCAACTGCTCGTACAGGATTGGTGTGTACCTGGACTGGCCCGCCGGGGTCCTGTGTTTCTATGGCAACAACGGTGGCAAGCGGACTCCGCTGTATATGTTCCACGCCACGTTCTCCGACCCGCTGCATCTAGCCTTGAGACTGGGTTCTCCAAATGCAGTTGTGGAACTGTCTGCACCGCCCCAACCCAAGTGTGAGGCTAACTGAATCCTGGTCATACACCGCATGTGACGTTGTACTGTTAAGCAGACACGCTTATCCAAAGCGccatcacgtgtcgaaccgtgccaccaaaatcctattacactctgaagaaactagttctgtataaaacatagacgcatcgacaatcgactggaatttcagtgacaaactttttttgggtagcttagcacggctcgttcttttttatgagctaaagattgtgtcgatgccagactgtggagctgaATGAagcgataacagggttcaccttacgacCTATACAACACTAGAAAAAAATACAATGGTTAACGTTCCA harbors:
- the LOC136964953 gene encoding NLR family CARD domain-containing protein 3-like, whose translation is MMSQCPHVDRSTGYNDEQVLRRNEAERSCRSQKSLLDNFYTELHIVASEQSSINSQHEVWQAETAHLVDPSETRVKYHDLFEDPKIKRVLTKGIAGIGKTVTIKMFILDWANGKIDIDIVISLPFRKLNLLSDSEHSLLTLLQVFHSDIKDMSLFIGHTSVLLILDGLDETKFPLDFENNVIMSDVTEKKTVDVLLTNLLNGHLLPNTRLWITARPEAANKLCRQYFHFDQVNEIRGFDDAQKDTYFKTKIKDEEMANKVIDTLKHSPSLYIMCHIPVFSCMSAMVLQNLFSEKTTPYDRPLPTTMTITDMYIHYLIVQTQISFRKYERTQLEDEQAVMTQYRGTILNLGKLAYVNLMRRNVLFRTNDMKDCEISPDDAAKCPGLCTECCDLKHGLYERKIFSFVHLSIQEFFAALYAFYTFANEQDSQVKTKKGKDSETLLDFLKKELNRALDSENGHLDLYVRFLFGVSHDSSRDLLGSILPKMPSSAECHKKLTGYMKILKRKGLSPERCINLIHCLNQFKDQSALERVTNSCSSGKPLSPFQCTAVAYEHMVLNKSEEFDFRNKKTSDEGFSRLVPALRSSVTAKLCLCDVTPPTSDPHFTVRTRPLCATLASVLRSDLSRLTTLVLSRNDLGGSMGVDRLCDGLKHQNCKVETLDLSFNGLGTQDVNGICELLTRPTSKLMTLDLSNNDLGDQGVAFLTGALCRSACQLQVLRLSGCGVTKATPFLNIIQKSDTRVILKLLDLSYNPLEDVESHVVQEFLKLGITVNVEHREESRIKPGLDKYACDLTLDARTANRFLSVSEDGRKATRLRKQSEIPASPETFDAWVQVLSLENLRHRHYIELECVHDAYVGVAYEKIPRKGAGQDVELGCNADSWILYVCKDKCYAQHNSHKVSLCPPAVDGNCSYRIGVYLDWPAGVLCFYGNNGGKRTPLYMFHATFSDPLHLALRLGSPNAVVELSAPPQPKCEAN